One window of the Anopheles cruzii chromosome 2, idAnoCruzAS_RS32_06, whole genome shotgun sequence genome contains the following:
- the LOC128267640 gene encoding signal recognition particle receptor subunit beta has product MEKISKKSAPRASVKLGELNYTPVLIALAVVLLTFVLLFLWKRKKTVRSAVLFTGLCDSGKTFLFSNLILGDGRETFTSIKENVGSFKTDKGRELKVVDVPGHERLRGKFFDQYKSSAKAIVYVIDSVTVQKDVRDVADFLYTILADKATSNLPVVVLCNKQDETLAKSESAIRSMLEKEFNIVRQTRKNQLQSVDNSSSSVAFLGKSDRVDFEFGQVSQSVNFVACSAQKKEFDELTTFLETL; this is encoded by the exons atggagaaaattaGCAAAAAATCGGCACCCCGGGCCTCGGTTAAGCTTGGAGAACTAAACTACACTCCGGTGCTGATTGCACTTGCTGTTGTTCTATTAACATTCG TGCTCCTGTTCCTATGGAAACGAAAGAAGACCGTTCGGTCTGCCGTTCTCTTTACCGGGTTGTGCGATTCGGGCAAAACGTTTCTGTTCTCCAATCTGATCCTGGGCGATGGCCGCGAAACGTTCACGTCcattaaagaaaatgttggcTCCTTTAAAACGGACAAGGGCCGGGAACTGAAGGTGGTAGATGTTCCAGGGCACGAGCGTTTACGCGGAAAGTTTTTCGACCAGTACAAAAGCAGCGCCAAGGCGATCGTTTACGTGATCGACAGCGTAACTGTGCAGAAGGACGTCCGGGATGTTGCCGA TTTCCTGTACACCATACTGGCCGACAAAGCGACTTCAAACCTTCCTGTTGTAGTGCTGTGCAACAAGCAAGATGAAACATTGGCCAAAAGCGAGTCAGCCATCAGGAGCATGCTGGAGAAAGAGTT CAACATTGTGCGTCAAACGAGAAAAAATCAGCTTCAGTCCGTCGATAACAGCTCTTCGTCCGTGGCATTTTTGGGCAAGTCGGATCGGGTGGATTTCGAGTTTGGACAAGTTTCGCAATCGGTCAACTTTGTCGCTTGTTCGGCACAGAAGAAGGAATTTGACGAGCTAACCACATTCCTGGAAACTCTGTGA